In Rutidosis leptorrhynchoides isolate AG116_Rl617_1_P2 unplaced genomic scaffold, CSIRO_AGI_Rlap_v1 contig335, whole genome shotgun sequence, the sequence CAATTGAGCCAGAAGCTGCTGCAATTGAAACAACAAAACAAGCCATACTTAACATTTGAAGACAAATCCATCTTGTGCTCCATTTCGGAATCTTCTTCTGCGCAATGTACATCTCCACAGGAAAATACACTGTCAGGGGCCAAAATCCGAATGCGCCAAGAATTCCTACAATGTCGTTGAAGAAAGGGAGCAGCATCGAGATGATCGTGATTAGGATCACGAAAATTGTTCTCCAAACCAATCTGAAGAGGTTCAGGTTATATGTGCAAATACCTAGAACAGGAATTTTGAATTCTTTCGTAATGAAGTAACTCTCTGGCCATTTTTGGAGTGCTTGTTTTTCTACGAAGGCGAAAATGGGTTGGCAGAATACTTGATATGCTCCAACGAGGTGGATTACTATGGCTGCATTGGCGATGTCTAGAAGCCAAAATGGGTTGTAGAATCCGAAACCAGTTAGGAGATTTCCTGGAGCTTGGTCTCCGAAAGCTGCATAGCCCATACAACCACACAGCATGTAGAAAATTGTTGTCACCGAAATGCTTAGCTTCGCGGCCTTTTTCATTGTCTTAGATTCTGCCGGTGGAGATCTGACCGTATCCTGGAAAaagataatcatttaataattcacaTGGCAATGTTCAAAAATGTAATTTCCCTATTTTGGATTAGAAATATTTTATAGAAACCTGAATTTCTATGAGGATAACCGAAAAGGAGTAAGCGAAAGCTATGTCTCCAAGAGCTTGGAAACTTCTCCAAATTTTTTCAGTTTCCGTAACACTGCTTCCAATACTAATTCCTGTGAGATTGCCTTTGAAAAATCCGCTAGCTTCATTAATACATGCAATCAAAGAATCAAAAAGTTTTAGTCAGTTGAAGATTGATTAAACTGACAAAGTTAACAATCTCAATCAGCAGACAATTCTAATCAACTAACCTACAACTTGCGCAATTCCTAGGCCGAGACCAATGACAGAGTACGTAAAGGACATGACCGCAGCAACAATTGATAGCCACCATAGTTGATCAAAGTCAGGGATCTGTGAAAGCAGGATTTCAATACATCCAAATAAGATCATATATGGATTGC encodes:
- the LOC139882994 gene encoding amino acid permease 4-like; this translates as MGATTTTTTKSQNHHHHHNHQVFDVSITVPPQNGSKCFDDDGRLKRTGTLWTASSHIITAVIGSGVLSLAWAIAQLGWVAGPAVMLLFSFVSFYTSSLLSECYRVGDPVSGKRNYTYMDAVRTILGGYKVKVCGIIQYLNLFGIAIGYTIAASISMMAIKRSNCFHDSNGKNPCHMSSNPYMILFGCIEILLSQIPDFDQLWWLSIVAAVMSFTYSVIGLGLGIAQVVASGFFKGNLTGISIGSSVTETEKIWRSFQALGDIAFAYSFSVILIEIQDTVRSPPAESKTMKKAAKLSISVTTIFYMLCGCMGYAAFGDQAPGNLLTGFGFYNPFWLLDIANAAIVIHLVGAYQVFCQPIFAFVEKQALQKWPESYFITKEFKIPVLGICTYNLNLFRLVWRTIFVILITIISMLLPFFNDIVGILGAFGFWPLTVYFPVEMYIAQKKIPKWSTRWICLQMLSMACFVVSIAAASGSIAGVMLDLKVYKPFKTSY